GGGAGGTGCCAGGGTTTCGCAAGCGTTTCCGGGCGCACCTCAGGATGTATCGGGATGCTAACTAAGCGTAGTTTAGTTAGCTCGGTGAAAAGCCATGGGAATGTCGCGCTGATTGAAACTTCATTTGCCCAACTCACTCCACAATGGCGCAGATGAAGAAACGGCCTACGTACGCCCCGGCGCGCCCCGTAAAACAACAGCCGGCGACCCGTCCGATCGCCCCCGAGGCACGCGAAGCGCTGGAGCGCGGCGCAGCATTCGAGCGGCGCCAGATGCTCAAGGAAGCGCTGGTGCAGTACATGCAGGCCCTGTCTTTCGAGCCGAAACTGGTACATGCATGGTTGCGGGTTGCTTACATCTTCCTGGTCGGCCTGCACTGGCAGCGCGGCATGGAAGCGCTCGAGACGGTGCTCCAGCTGGAGCCCGATTCGCCCGATGCCCTGCGCTTTCTGGCGTTCGCCGAATTCAACCTGGGCCGCCTGGAAGAAGCCCGTCGCCACATCGACCGCGCCGCCCGCCTGAGCAACGAATCGCCCACCTGGGTGCTGCGTGCGTTCATCCACAGCAACATCGACAAGGACCCGGTCAACACCCTGAAGGTCTACCGCGAATGGGGTAGCCGGGTGGCCGACCCGCTCACCGACCGGGCCGCGCCGCTGGTGGTGGCCGACCGGTCGCCGCGCCGCAAGCTGCGGGTGGGCTACGTGACGGCCGATTTCCGCCGCCATTCGATCGCCTTCTTCATGCTGCCGGTGCTGCAGCACCACGATCCCGACGAGGTGGAGGTGCATGTGTTCTCCAGCGGCGGCATCGACGACATCACCTTGCAGATGCAGAAGTTGGTGCAGGCCTGGCACAACGTGACCGAGCTCGACTACGAGCCGCTGTGCGAATACATCCGCGCCCAGCGCATCGACGTGCTGGTGGATCTGTCGGGCCACACGCTGGGCGAGCGCCTGCTCACTTTCGCCCGGCGCGCCGCGCCGGTGCAGGTGACCTGGCTGGGTTTCATGAACACCCTGGGCATGCGGGCCATGGACTGGCGGCTGACCGACTTCGGCACCAGCCCGGCCGGCACCGATGGCCATTACAGCGAGACGCTGTTTCGCCTGAACGTGATGGCGAGCTATTCGCCGCCGCCGGATTCGCCGCTGTTGGAAACGCCGCCGATGCTGCACAACGGTCATCCCACGCTGATCTCGCTCAACAACTCGGCCAAGCTCACCGACGAGATGCTGCGGCTGTGGCGGCGCATCCTGGAGCGCCGGACGGACGCGCGGCTGGTGATCATGGTCAAGGAGCACACGCCCGAAGACGCGCAGGACGCGATGCAGCACCGGGTGGAAGCCGCCGGCATGCCGATCGACCGCGTCTTCGTGATGCACCAGCAGCCGCTGGAGCGTTTCATGGAGCTGGGCCATATCGCCGACGTGGCGCTGGACACTTCGCCGATCTCCGGCGGCACGACCACGCTGCATGCGATCTGGATGGGCCTGCCGGTGGTCTGCATGGACGCCGAACGCGCCACCGATTCGTCGACCGCGCGCACCATCCAGGGACTGGGCTTCGGCGGGGTGATCGGCGCCGATCCGGACGACTACGTGGAAAAAGCGCTGGCCCTGATGGACGACGTGGAGGGTCTGGCGGAATACCGCCGCACCGCCCGCGACAAGTTCCGCGTCAGCGTGCTGATGGACTACGCCACCCGCACCGCCGAGCTGGAACGGGCCTATCGCCTGATGTGGCTGAACTACCTCGCCGGCGAAAAACGCTGGCGGGACGTGACCGTCGACCTGGAGCAGGCGATGCGCGAGGTCGAGGGCCTGGCATGCGAGCAGAGCTGAAAACCCCCTCCCCGGAGGACGGCCGGCCCGGCATCGCCCTGCTGGTGCCCGACATGCCCTCGCCCAAGGCGCTGATGCCCTGGCTGCAGCGCATGCACGAGGCGCGCCACTATTCGAATTTCGGGCCCCTGGTCTGCGAGCTGGAAAAGCGCCTGGCCGCGCGTTTCGTCGGCCACGGACGCGGCCGGCCGGCGGTGACGACGGTGTCCAGCGCCACGACGGGGCTGGAGCTGGTGCTGCAGGCGCTCGACCTGCCGCCGGGCTCGCGGGTGCTGGTGCCGGCACTGACCTTCGTGGCCACCGCCACGGCGGTGCTGCGCGCCGGCCACGTGCCGGTGCTGTGCGATGTCGATGCCGACAGCTGGCTGCTCACGCCCGAGATCGCCCGACGCGCCTGCGCCGATGTCGAGGTGCGGGCGGTGATGCCGGTGGCGGCCTTCGGTGCGCCGCACGACGCCCGCGCCTGGGATGCCTTCAGCCGCGCGACCGGGTTGCCGGTCGTGATCGACGCGGCGGCGGCCTTTGGCGGCCAGTGGCTGCACGACACGGCGCTGACCCTGGTGTTCAGCCTGCACACGACCAAGTCGCTGCCGGCCGGCGAGGGCGGGCTGGTGGTGTCGCACGACGACGCGCTGGTGGCGCGCGTGCGGCAGTTGTCGAACTTCGGCATCAACCTGCAGGCGCGCCGCAAGGTGCCGGTGGGCGCGCTGGCCGAGGCGGGCACCAATGCCAAGATGAGCGAATTCCACGCGGCGGTCGGCCTGGCCTCGCTGGAGAGGTGGGACGAGCGCGCCGCGCTGCGCCGCGACACTTTCGCGCGTTACGCCGGCGTGCTGGAGGCGGCCGCGCCCGGCCGCTTGCGCTGGCAGCGGCTGGCCGGCGGTGAGCCGGTGGCCGCACCGGTGGGCATGTGCCTGCGCCTGCCCGGTGCCACCGCGCGGTCGCGCTTCGAGAAGCTCTGCCACGACGACGGCGTGGGCACCCGGCGCTGGTACCAGCCGCTGCTGACCCAGATGACCGCGCTGCAGCCGCTGTGCGAGGCCATGGATTGCCCGCAGGCGCAGGCGATCGCGCAGGACCTGGTCGGCGTGCCCTTCTTCCTGGGCCTCAGCCCTGCCGATCAGGACCGGGTGGCGGCATTGCTGTCCGCGGCGCTCGTCGATCGTAGACACGCCCCTCGGCCCGAAGTCCGGCATGGGTCAGCGTTGGTGTCCTGAGGTCGGACTCTAGGGTCTGGAAAGCCCGGATCTGGTTCCAGTCGCCGATCTGCCGTGACGCGGCGATGCGCACGCCGGAGCCGAAGGTATTGAAGTCGCCGATGCGGGTGTGCTGGTCGACGAAGCATTGCGCGCCGAAATAGTTGTGCTCGCCGATGCGGCAGTCGTAGCCGATGAAGGTGCCGGCCCGCAGGATGGTGTCGGCACCGATGCTGCAGCCGTGCTGCAGGGTGGCGCCTTCGAGCACCAGGGTGTGCGGCCCGATCCGCGCGCTGGCGGCGACGTGCGCCTTCGGGCTCACGAAGGAGGCGAGCGAAAAACCCAGCGCGGTGGCCGCATCGCAGACCTGCGCGCGTGCGAGGTTGTTGCGGCCGTGTTCCAGCGCGACGTAGATGTCGTGCGATGCCGGGTCGAGCGACGTGGCGATGTCTTCGAAGGCCCGCACCGGCACCGCGCCGATGCGCTCGGCCGCGAGGAAGCGGCGGTGCACGGTGAAGGCCACCGGTGGCCGGCCGGCGTCTTCGGCGAAATAACGCGCCATCCACACCGCGAACTCGCTGTTGCCGAACACCACCAGCGGCCTATCCATGGGCGGACTCCGGTGCCTGCATCGCGTGCATGTAGGCTTTTTCGAAGGACAGGATCTTGTCCTCGCGCTGGCCAAAGAAGGAGGGCGTGGCGACCGAGCGGATCACCCCCTGCGCCACCTCCACCGCCGCCAGGTCTTCCTGGAAGATCAGCATGGAGCCCAGTGCCAGCCGGTAGAGCAGTTCGGGCTGCACGGCGCTCGAAGCACCGCCCGCGCCGCGCGCCGGCACCATCCGGTAGTGCGACACGCAGTGGCCGCTGTCGACCGGGCTGTAGCGCACGATGTTGTACCAATAGCCCTGCACCGACGTGATGATCACATTGGGGTAGAGGAACAGGTGCAGGTAGTGGTCGAAGGCGTGGGCGCGGCTCGGGAAGTGCTCGGCCCACAGGGCTTCGTTGCGCGCCACGGAGGCCGCATCCATGGTCACTTCCAGGTGGGCGTGGCGGCGCGAATAGTCGGCCGGGAACGCATCGCCCTCGGTGTCGGCATCGAACGGGTGGAACGTCCACCGGTTGCTCACATAGCCGGTGGTGTCGAGCGAGGACTTCGGATGCACGAACTGCGCGTGGATGTCGTCGAAGGCGTTGTGGACGATCCATTTCCAGTTGGAGGCGCTGGGCAGCGCGCATTCGAAATGCACGTCGTCCATGGCCCGGCCGATGTCCTGCAGCATCGGCAGCCAGTCGCCCATCTGCGACTCGAAACTGCCGGTGGGCTCGATCGCCACGAACACCAGGTTGCCGCAGGCCGCCAGCGCGAATTGCTTGAGGCCGAGCTCGCGTCGTTCGGCCGGCGCGATCGGATAGAAGGCCGCGTTGTGCGGTATGCCGATCAACTCGCCCTCGCGGCCGTAGACCCAGCCGTGGTACTGGCAGAACAGCGCGCGGTTGCCCCGGGGCTCGCTTTGCAGCGGCACCTTGCGGTGCGAGCAGACGTTGTGGAAGGCGCGCAACTCGCCCTTCATGTTCTGCACCACCACCGGCACGCCGCCGACGTCCTGCGCCACGAAATCGTCGGGCTCCATCAGGTCCGAGCGCAGGCAGAAGAACTGCCAGGTGCGGCGGAAGATGCGCGCCTGCTCGGCCGCATGGATGGCGGGGTCGTGAAAGCAGTGCGGCGGAATGCGCGAGGCCTGCAGCATCTCAACGGCCCGCCGTGCTGCCGGCCGCGTGCAGCCAGGCGGTGTGGAAATACCG
The nucleotide sequence above comes from Xylophilus sp. GOD-11R. Encoded proteins:
- a CDS encoding DegT/DnrJ/EryC1/StrS family aminotransferase, with translation MRAELKTPSPEDGRPGIALLVPDMPSPKALMPWLQRMHEARHYSNFGPLVCELEKRLAARFVGHGRGRPAVTTVSSATTGLELVLQALDLPPGSRVLVPALTFVATATAVLRAGHVPVLCDVDADSWLLTPEIARRACADVEVRAVMPVAAFGAPHDARAWDAFSRATGLPVVIDAAAAFGGQWLHDTALTLVFSLHTTKSLPAGEGGLVVSHDDALVARVRQLSNFGINLQARRKVPVGALAEAGTNAKMSEFHAAVGLASLERWDERAALRRDTFARYAGVLEAAAPGRLRWQRLAGGEPVAAPVGMCLRLPGATARSRFEKLCHDDGVGTRRWYQPLLTQMTALQPLCEAMDCPQAQAIAQDLVGVPFFLGLSPADQDRVAALLSAALVDRRHAPRPEVRHGSALVS
- a CDS encoding aromatic ring-hydroxylating oxygenase subunit alpha, giving the protein MLQASRIPPHCFHDPAIHAAEQARIFRRTWQFFCLRSDLMEPDDFVAQDVGGVPVVVQNMKGELRAFHNVCSHRKVPLQSEPRGNRALFCQYHGWVYGREGELIGIPHNAAFYPIAPAERRELGLKQFALAACGNLVFVAIEPTGSFESQMGDWLPMLQDIGRAMDDVHFECALPSASNWKWIVHNAFDDIHAQFVHPKSSLDTTGYVSNRWTFHPFDADTEGDAFPADYSRRHAHLEVTMDAASVARNEALWAEHFPSRAHAFDHYLHLFLYPNVIITSVQGYWYNIVRYSPVDSGHCVSHYRMVPARGAGGASSAVQPELLYRLALGSMLIFQEDLAAVEVAQGVIRSVATPSFFGQREDKILSFEKAYMHAMQAPESAHG
- a CDS encoding tetratricopeptide repeat protein; amino-acid sequence: MKKRPTYAPARPVKQQPATRPIAPEAREALERGAAFERRQMLKEALVQYMQALSFEPKLVHAWLRVAYIFLVGLHWQRGMEALETVLQLEPDSPDALRFLAFAEFNLGRLEEARRHIDRAARLSNESPTWVLRAFIHSNIDKDPVNTLKVYREWGSRVADPLTDRAAPLVVADRSPRRKLRVGYVTADFRRHSIAFFMLPVLQHHDPDEVEVHVFSSGGIDDITLQMQKLVQAWHNVTELDYEPLCEYIRAQRIDVLVDLSGHTLGERLLTFARRAAPVQVTWLGFMNTLGMRAMDWRLTDFGTSPAGTDGHYSETLFRLNVMASYSPPPDSPLLETPPMLHNGHPTLISLNNSAKLTDEMLRLWRRILERRTDARLVIMVKEHTPEDAQDAMQHRVEAAGMPIDRVFVMHQQPLERFMELGHIADVALDTSPISGGTTTLHAIWMGLPVVCMDAERATDSSTARTIQGLGFGGVIGADPDDYVEKALALMDDVEGLAEYRRTARDKFRVSVLMDYATRTAELERAYRLMWLNYLAGEKRWRDVTVDLEQAMREVEGLACEQS